The following proteins are encoded in a genomic region of Cryptomeria japonica chromosome 11, Sugi_1.0, whole genome shotgun sequence:
- the LOC131038179 gene encoding E3 ubiquitin-protein ligase PUB23 translates to MEAAEVEIPSYFLCPISIQLMKDPVTICTGVTYDRQSIEKWMFTLGNNTCPLTRQHVHSTDLTPNHTLLRLIQQWCDLNSSKGVDRISTPPPPLDADQLHKLLRDIESSPAPAFQAKALKKLRSVAGESEGNRQLIALSDAPAALVFLIENHSAETDEAGCCYEIAAACEEALGILYSLPLRDKTLDSITTAGCLPSVAYVLKRGTSNARFHAAMLLQSVSTKVLERFVMNANEEIIEGLLEMLTEEVCHQATMAALNVLTAMSNSSRRSRKKAIEAGAVSALIELLPDQTVEKKNICERMLCLLDVLCGCAEGRAAMADHAMGIAAVSKKIIRVSPLATEKAVRIVWSLCKCSPSKQIINEVVQIGAVAKLCMLMHSECTPKTKSKAKEMLRVHDKFWRNSSCVPSIIYPKSVL, encoded by the coding sequence ATGGAAGCTGCAGAGGTGGAAATCCCTTCGTATTTCTTGTGCCCGATATCGATACAACTGATGAAAGACCCTGTGACGATCTGCACTGGTGTGACATACGACCGGCAGAGCATTGAGAAGTGGATGTTTACGCTGGGGAACAACACCTGCCCTCTCACAAGGCAACACGTTCACAGCACCGATCTCACACCGAATCACACGTTGTTGCGGCTCATCCAACAGTGGTGCGACCTCAATTCTTCAAAGGGCGTCGACCGGATCTCCACGCCCCCGCCGCCACTCGACGCAGATCAACTTCATAAGTTGCTCCGAGACATCGAATCGTCCCCGGCTCCGGCATTTCAAGCGAAGGCGTTGAAGAAACTCAGGTCTGTAGCCGGAGAGAGCGAGGGCAACAGACAGCTTATCGCTTTGTCTGACGCACCGGCTGCCTTAGTCTTTCTGATTGAAAACCATAGTGCTGAAACGGACGAGGCCGGTTGCTGCTATGAAATTGCCGCTGCCTGCGAGGAAGCGTTGGGGATCCTTTATTCTCTTCCTTTGCGGGACAAGACGTTGGATTCAATCACCACCGCCGGTTGCCTGCCCTCTGTCGCCTACGTTCTCAAGAGAGGCACTTCAAACGCCCGGTTTCATGCCGCCATGCTCTTACAGTCGGTCTCAACAAAAGTTCTTGAGCGATTTGTTATGAACGCCAACGAGGAAATAATAGAAGGACTTTTGGAGATGTTGACAGAGGAAGTGTGCCACCAGGCAACCATGGCCGCCCTCAACGTGTTGACCGCAATGAGCAACAGCAGCAGGCGCAGCAGAAAGAAAGCAATCGAAGCGGGTGCCGTCTCTGCGTTGATCGAATTGCTTCCGGATCAGACTGTGGAAAAAAAAAACATCTGCGAGAGAATGTTATGTCTTCTCGATGTTTTGTGTGGATGTGCAGAAGGAAGGGCTGCCATGGCTGACCATGCCATGGGTATCGCTGCGGTCTCTAAGAAAATAATTAGAGTCTCCCCCTTGGCAACAGAAAAGGCTGTTCGGATCGTGTGGTCGCTTTGTAAATGTTCTCCGTCTAAGCAAATAATTAATGAAGTGGTGCAGATCGGTGCAGTGGCAAAGCTGTGCATGCTAATGCACAGCGAGTGTACGCCCAAGACAAAGAGTAAGGCGAAAGAGATGCTCAGAGTGCACGATAAGTTCTGGAGGAACTCCTCTTGTGTTCCCTCCATCATTTATCCGAAATCTGTGCTGTAA